A stretch of Thermotoga sp. SG1 DNA encodes these proteins:
- the rplK gene encoding 50S ribosomal protein L11, whose amino-acid sequence MAKKVAAQIKLQLPAGKATPAPPVGPALGQHGVNIMEFCKRFNAETADKAGMILPVVITVYEDKSFTFIIKTPPASFLLKKAAGIESGSSEPKRKIVGKVTRKQIEEIAKIKMPDLNANDLEAAMRIIEGTAKSMGIEVVD is encoded by the coding sequence ATGGCGAAGAAAGTAGCGGCTCAGATCAAGTTGCAGTTACCGGCGGGGAAGGCTACGCCTGCGCCACCGGTTGGACCCGCTCTGGGACAGCACGGTGTGAACATCATGGAGTTCTGTAAGAGATTCAACGCAGAAACAGCGGACAAGGCAGGAATGATTCTTCCTGTCGTTATCACTGTGTACGAAGACAAATCGTTCACCTTCATCATCAAAACACCCCCTGCGTCTTTCCTCTTGAAGAAAGCCGCGGGCATAGAGAGTGGTTCTTCTGAGCCGAAGAGAAAAATCGTTGGTAAAGTCACCAGAAAACAGATCGAAGAGATCGCAAAAATAAAGATGCCGGACCTGAACGCCAACGACCTTGAGGCGGCCATGAGGATCATAGAAGGAACGGCTAAAAGTATGGGAATAGAAGTGGTAGACTGA
- the nusG gene encoding transcription termination/antitermination protein NusG — protein sequence MKKNWYIIVTMSGYEEKVKENIERKIEATGIRNFVGRIVVPEEVVLDATSPSERIILSPKARLHVSNGKDVNKGDLIAEEPPIYARRNGVIIEVKNVRKMVIETIDKKYTKTYYILESAGIETGLKVGTKVKQGLPLSKNEEYICELDGRIVEIERMKKVVVQTAEGEQDVYYIPKDVFDRTRIKKGKEVKQGEMLAEARKFFAKVSGRVEVVDYPTRKEIRIYKTKKRKLFPGYVFVEMIMNDEAYNFVRSVPYVMGFVSSGGQPIPVKDKEIRPILRLAGLEEYEEKKKPVKVEMGFKVGDTVKIISGPFEDFAGVIKEIDPERQELKVNVTIFGRETPVVLHISEVEKIE from the coding sequence ATGAAAAAGAATTGGTACATAATAGTCACCATGTCAGGGTATGAGGAAAAGGTTAAGGAAAACATCGAAAGAAAAATAGAGGCCACAGGTATCAGGAATTTTGTTGGCCGGATAGTGGTTCCTGAAGAAGTGGTTTTGGATGCTACCAGCCCTTCTGAAAGGATCATTCTCTCCCCCAAAGCCAGGTTGCACGTTAGCAACGGCAAGGATGTGAACAAGGGAGATCTCATAGCCGAAGAACCTCCCATCTATGCGAGACGAAACGGTGTAATCATCGAAGTGAAAAACGTGAGAAAGATGGTGATAGAAACCATCGACAAAAAATACACAAAAACCTATTACATACTCGAGTCGGCCGGTATCGAAACAGGTTTGAAAGTTGGTACAAAAGTCAAACAGGGACTACCTCTCTCAAAGAACGAAGAGTACATCTGCGAACTCGATGGAAGGATAGTTGAGATAGAACGCATGAAGAAGGTGGTCGTTCAAACAGCGGAGGGAGAACAGGATGTTTACTATATTCCAAAAGATGTCTTTGACAGGACAAGAATAAAAAAAGGAAAAGAAGTGAAACAAGGAGAAATGCTTGCAGAGGCAAGAAAATTCTTTGCAAAGGTTTCTGGAAGGGTCGAAGTCGTCGATTATCCAACGAGAAAGGAGATCAGGATCTACAAAACAAAGAAGAGAAAACTCTTTCCAGGATACGTTTTCGTGGAGATGATCATGAACGATGAAGCGTACAACTTTGTCCGTTCTGTGCCTTACGTCATGGGATTTGTCAGTTCTGGGGGACAACCCATTCCCGTCAAGGATAAAGAGATAAGACCTATTCTGAGACTTGCTGGTCTTGAGGAGTACGAAGAGAAAAAGAAGCCTGTCAAGGTGGAAATGGGCTTCAAAGTAGGGGATACGGTGAAAATCATAAGCGGCCCGTTCGAAGATTTCGCTGGTGTTATCAAAGAAATAGATCCGGAAAGACAGGAACTGAAGGTCAACGTTACCATCTTTGGAAGAGAAACGCCCGTTGTACTCCACATCTCCGAAGTGGAGAAGATCGAGTGA
- the rplA gene encoding 50S ribosomal protein L1 yields the protein MPKHSKRYLEAKKLVDRTKYYGLDEAVELVKKTATAKFDETIELHIQTGIDYRKPDQHIRGTIVLPHGTGKEVRVLVFAKGENAKEAQEAGADYVGAEDLVEKIEKEGFLDFDVAIATPDMMRVIGRLGKILGPRGLMPSPKSGTVTNEVAEAVKEFKKGRIEVRTDKTGNVHIPVGKRSFDNEKIKENVISAIKQIMQMKPAGVKGQFIRKAVLASTMGPGIKLDLQSILKE from the coding sequence ATGCCGAAGCACTCCAAAAGATATCTGGAAGCAAAAAAGCTGGTGGATCGTACAAAGTACTATGGTCTGGACGAAGCGGTGGAGCTCGTCAAGAAAACGGCCACTGCGAAATTCGATGAAACGATAGAACTTCACATCCAGACGGGAATAGATTACAGAAAGCCCGACCAGCACATAAGAGGAACCATCGTTCTTCCACACGGGACGGGAAAAGAGGTCAGGGTTCTCGTGTTTGCAAAGGGAGAAAACGCCAAAGAAGCACAGGAAGCAGGAGCAGATTACGTGGGAGCGGAAGATCTTGTGGAGAAGATAGAAAAAGAAGGATTCCTTGATTTTGATGTCGCGATAGCAACTCCAGACATGATGAGGGTGATTGGAAGACTCGGAAAGATACTCGGACCCAGGGGACTGATGCCTTCGCCAAAATCCGGGACCGTTACGAACGAGGTGGCGGAGGCTGTTAAAGAGTTCAAAAAAGGAAGGATCGAGGTCAGAACAGACAAAACAGGGAACGTTCATATACCTGTAGGAAAAAGGAGTTTCGACAATGAAAAGATCAAAGAAAACGTCATATCTGCCATCAAGCAGATTATGCAGATGAAACCGGCGGGAGTGAAGGGACAGTTTATAAGGAAAGCAGTTCTCGCTTCTACAATGGGACCAGGGATAAAATTGGATCTTCAAAGCATTTTGAAGGAGTAA
- the rpmG gene encoding 50S ribosomal protein L33: MRVLVALKCSKCGNKNYYTTKNKDKRAKLELRKYCPKCNSHTIHNETKA; the protein is encoded by the coding sequence ATGCGAGTGCTGGTAGCTTTGAAATGTTCCAAATGTGGAAACAAAAATTACTACACCACCAAGAACAAGGACAAGAGGGCAAAACTCGAACTGAGAAAGTACTGTCCGAAATGTAACTCTCACACGATTCATAACGAAACAAAAGCATAA
- the thyX gene encoding FAD-dependent thymidylate synthase — MKIPVLDKGFVELIDVLGNDLSAVRAARVSFNMELKDEEKDRRLVEYLMRHGHESPFEHIVFTFHVKAPIFVARQWFRHRIASYNELSGRYSKLTYEFYIPPLQRFGQTRIDPEKVIEKISHVVNESYQTYMELIEAGVPREVARIILPLNLYTRFYWTVNARSLMNFLNLRADSHAQWEIQQYAVAIAKIFREKCPWTYEAFIKHAYKGDLLREV, encoded by the coding sequence ATGAAAATACCCGTTCTCGACAAGGGATTCGTCGAACTGATAGACGTCCTGGGAAACGATCTTTCGGCAGTTCGAGCCGCCAGAGTCTCTTTCAACATGGAACTGAAAGACGAAGAAAAAGACAGGCGCCTTGTTGAATACCTCATGAGACACGGCCACGAGTCCCCCTTCGAACACATCGTCTTCACCTTTCACGTGAAAGCCCCTATATTCGTTGCAAGACAGTGGTTCAGGCATAGAATCGCTTCTTACAACGAATTGAGTGGGAGATACTCGAAGCTCACCTACGAGTTCTACATTCCTCCTCTACAGCGTTTTGGGCAGACCAGAATTGACCCCGAAAAGGTCATCGAGAAAATATCGCACGTAGTGAACGAGTCTTACCAGACTTACATGGAACTGATTGAAGCTGGAGTTCCCAGGGAAGTTGCTAGAATAATACTCCCTCTGAACCTCTACACACGCTTTTACTGGACCGTGAACGCAAGAAGTCTCATGAACTTTCTGAATCTGAGGGCAGATTCACATGCACAGTGGGAAATTCAGCAGTACGCCGTTGCCATAGCAAAGATCTTCAGAGAGAAATGTCCCTGGACGTACGAAGCCTTCATCAAACACGCCTACAAAGGAGATCTCCTGAGGGAGGTATGA
- the rplJ gene encoding 50S ribosomal protein L10, translating into MLTRQQKEAIVKEMTEMFKRSSLALFADFAGFTVADLTELRSRLREKYNNGARFRVVKNTLLNLSLKGAGYEEYEEFLKGPTAVLYVTDGDPVEAVRIIYNFYKEKNADLSKLKGGFLEGRKFSSEEVEKIAKLPSKEELYAMLVGRVKAPISGLVFVLSGILRNLVLVLNAVKEKKSE; encoded by the coding sequence TTGCTGACCAGACAACAAAAAGAAGCAATAGTAAAAGAGATGACCGAGATGTTCAAGAGATCATCCCTGGCACTGTTCGCAGATTTTGCAGGGTTCACCGTAGCGGATCTCACAGAGCTTCGTTCCAGGTTGAGGGAGAAGTACAACAATGGTGCCAGATTCAGAGTTGTAAAAAACACACTTCTCAACCTTTCACTGAAAGGAGCTGGGTACGAAGAATACGAGGAATTTCTCAAGGGTCCCACTGCTGTTCTCTACGTCACCGATGGTGATCCAGTAGAAGCGGTAAGGATCATCTACAACTTCTACAAGGAAAAGAACGCGGATCTCTCAAAGCTCAAAGGTGGTTTCCTTGAGGGAAGGAAGTTCTCTTCGGAAGAAGTGGAGAAGATAGCGAAGCTTCCGTCCAAAGAGGAACTCTACGCTATGCTCGTTGGTCGCGTGAAGGCGCCGATATCCGGCCTTGTCTTCGTGTTGAGTGGAATTCTGAGGAACCTTGTGCTTGTGCTCAATGCCGTTAAAGAGAAAAAATCTGAATGA
- the secE gene encoding preprotein translocase subunit SecE has protein sequence MEKLRRFFREVIAEAKKVSWPSRKELLTSFSVVLVILIVTGLYFFVLDFIFSGVVSAIFKALGIG, from the coding sequence GTGGAAAAACTTCGAAGATTCTTCAGAGAAGTGATCGCCGAGGCAAAGAAGGTTTCTTGGCCCTCCCGAAAGGAACTCCTGACTTCTTTCAGTGTTGTTCTCGTAATTCTGATAGTCACAGGGCTTTATTTTTTTGTGCTGGATTTCATATTCTCTGGTGTGGTTAGCGCCATCTTCAAAGCACTGGGCATAGGATAA
- the rplL gene encoding 50S ribosomal protein L7/L12, translating to MTIDEIVEAIEKLTVSELAELVKKLEDKFGVTAAAPVAVAAAPVAGTAGAAQEEKTEFDVILKSFGQNKVQVIKVVREITGLGLKEAKDLVEKAGTPDAVIKSGVSKEEAEEIKKKLEEAGAEVELK from the coding sequence ATGACGATTGATGAAATCGTTGAAGCTATCGAGAAACTGACGGTTTCAGAGCTGGCAGAACTCGTTAAAAAGCTGGAGGACAAATTCGGTGTGACGGCGGCTGCTCCCGTGGCGGTTGCTGCTGCACCTGTGGCAGGTACTGCTGGAGCCGCTCAGGAAGAGAAGACAGAATTCGATGTGATCCTGAAGAGCTTCGGCCAGAACAAGGTTCAGGTGATCAAAGTTGTGAGGGAGATCACGGGTCTTGGTTTGAAAGAGGCAAAGGACCTCGTCGAAAAGGCAGGAACACCAGATGCCGTCATCAAGAGCGGTGTTTCCAAGGAAGAGGCCGAAGAGATCAAGAAGAAGCTCGAAGAAGCTGGTGCTGAGGTGGAATTGAAGTAA
- the purK gene encoding 5-(carboxyamino)imidazole ribonucleotide synthase, whose amino-acid sequence MKKIGIIGGGQLGKMMTLEAKNMGFYVIVLDPTPGSPAGQVADEQIVAGFFDSEKIEELVKNSDVITYDLEHIDVQTLKRLYDEGYRIHPSPYILEIIQDKFAQKEFLRKKGIPVPRYKLVRNLESDVRDFGFPAVQKARRGGYDGRGVFIIKNEGDLENALGGETYLEEFVEIEKELAVMVARNEKGEIACYPVVEMYFDEDVNICDTVIAPAKIDERESRIARDIAVGVVEALEGVGIFGIEMFLTKQGEILVNEIAPRPHNSGHYTIEACVTSQFEQHIRSIMNLPLGSTKLLAPAVMVNLLGEKGHYGKPALVGLEEALAIEGLSLHFYGKKETRPYRKMGHFTVVDDSVEKALEKALKAKKILRVVSEEGAMCQR is encoded by the coding sequence ATGAAAAAGATCGGCATCATCGGCGGTGGCCAACTCGGAAAGATGATGACCCTGGAAGCAAAGAATATGGGGTTTTATGTGATCGTGCTCGATCCCACTCCGGGGAGCCCCGCTGGCCAGGTTGCAGACGAGCAGATAGTCGCAGGATTTTTCGATTCAGAGAAGATAGAAGAACTGGTGAAAAATTCAGACGTCATCACTTACGATCTTGAACACATAGACGTTCAAACATTGAAAAGACTCTACGATGAAGGCTACAGGATACACCCTTCTCCATACATTCTTGAGATCATACAGGACAAGTTTGCTCAGAAAGAGTTTTTGAGAAAAAAAGGCATCCCCGTTCCCAGATACAAACTGGTGAGGAATTTAGAAAGCGATGTTAGGGACTTTGGTTTTCCCGCTGTTCAAAAGGCAAGAAGAGGAGGATACGACGGAAGAGGTGTGTTCATCATAAAAAACGAAGGAGATCTCGAAAACGCCCTGGGTGGTGAGACCTACCTCGAGGAATTCGTTGAGATAGAAAAGGAACTCGCCGTCATGGTGGCGAGAAACGAAAAGGGAGAGATTGCGTGCTATCCTGTGGTGGAGATGTACTTCGACGAAGATGTGAACATATGTGATACGGTGATAGCACCTGCCAAAATAGATGAGAGAGAGTCAAGGATCGCAAGAGACATCGCTGTGGGTGTCGTGGAAGCCCTTGAAGGTGTTGGAATCTTTGGCATCGAGATGTTCCTCACAAAACAGGGTGAGATCCTCGTCAACGAGATCGCACCACGCCCGCACAACTCCGGCCATTACACCATAGAAGCGTGCGTAACAAGCCAGTTCGAACAGCACATAAGGTCCATTATGAATCTGCCGCTTGGCTCGACAAAACTTCTCGCCCCCGCCGTGATGGTGAACCTGCTCGGCGAAAAGGGTCATTACGGAAAGCCTGCTCTTGTGGGTCTTGAAGAGGCTCTGGCCATAGAAGGCCTTTCCCTTCACTTCTATGGAAAAAAAGAGACAAGGCCGTACAGGAAGATGGGACACTTCACCGTGGTCGATGACAGCGTGGAAAAGGCCCTCGAGAAGGCACTGAAGGCAAAAAAGATCCTGAGGGTTGTATCAGAGGAGGGAGCGATGTGCCAAAGGTAG
- a CDS encoding outer membrane protein assembly factor: MSMKRKTMVVLVIVFLAVSSMAVYISDVKFEGLNVLTPDFITQKVGKLFGEVTSDEIQDYLKKIFDLGYFSSLTPSLEPSDVGYRLIVTLKENPTVSDWKLEVEGPGLVDRKEIEKVVKIEKDKPLNTNSLRETFEAIRNRYQEAGYFLVEINGSFENGTYKIVVKEYALWDIVFNGETDGLDIVSILSKAKIKTLRDYYASSPLVRFFTMSKKDFYPTLSEMNKLISVLNSYPFFSRETSVDFKKTTVKDIEEKNVVIMVVNVVQRRIFEGEKKFKEILFHGNTIFTDQELLRASGLFPNETYTNSQILLAMNRLVDFYERNNYPYIWIEARVEDDRLVFDVYEKYVRSVKIEGLKRTRPYVVENLITIKEGEPLNKEEIMLTYSYLQNSRYFDSVNIYPQLSQNATQVDVVVDLKEAEKTRNFIGGLGWTMPKEGEWWQGFSGTVQLSAVNSFGYGESFSIDLSLGFIERSVEGTVKLPIKLDVPMNLELGAGYTNYATSSGTDTVSLKGIVSTLPYKGHSFGVGALYEKELVEDSKGTLAALFKYRYNTKNSAVLPTEGYYLSLDLTRAGLFGLDDQKYWKGILTGEAYYPIFESLYWSFKGTGGLVYNEIGTELLEVSGPYTVRGYDYFETEKMFKLSADLNWILQRENVPVVTGVFFDYGGIEEDGNMKLLSSAGVKLDLVIPLLGSVEVGGAYRFNEKNWQLYFFMGGW, translated from the coding sequence ATGAGCATGAAAAGAAAAACCATGGTAGTACTGGTTATAGTGTTTCTTGCCGTTTCTTCCATGGCAGTCTACATATCCGATGTGAAATTCGAAGGGCTGAACGTCCTCACCCCGGACTTCATCACCCAGAAAGTCGGGAAACTCTTTGGTGAAGTGACATCGGATGAAATACAGGATTATCTGAAGAAGATCTTCGATCTTGGTTACTTTTCCTCACTCACTCCGTCTCTGGAACCATCGGATGTGGGATACCGGCTCATTGTAACATTGAAAGAAAATCCCACGGTCAGTGACTGGAAGCTCGAGGTGGAAGGACCTGGCCTTGTCGATCGAAAAGAAATCGAAAAAGTCGTGAAGATAGAGAAGGACAAGCCGTTGAACACGAACTCCCTGAGGGAGACTTTCGAGGCGATCAGAAACAGGTACCAGGAAGCAGGGTATTTTCTTGTGGAGATAAACGGAAGTTTCGAGAATGGAACTTACAAAATAGTCGTAAAGGAGTACGCTCTCTGGGACATCGTGTTCAACGGTGAAACGGATGGATTGGACATCGTGTCCATCCTGTCGAAGGCGAAGATAAAGACCCTGAGAGATTACTACGCTTCTTCTCCTCTTGTCAGATTCTTCACGATGAGTAAAAAGGACTTCTATCCTACCCTTTCAGAAATGAACAAACTCATCTCCGTTCTGAACTCCTATCCCTTCTTCTCCCGGGAAACGTCCGTGGATTTCAAGAAGACGACGGTGAAGGATATCGAAGAGAAAAACGTCGTCATCATGGTCGTCAACGTGGTTCAGAGAAGAATATTCGAAGGAGAGAAAAAATTCAAAGAGATCCTCTTCCATGGAAACACGATCTTCACGGATCAGGAACTGCTCCGTGCGTCCGGTCTCTTCCCGAATGAGACCTACACGAATTCTCAGATTCTTCTTGCCATGAACAGGCTGGTGGATTTTTATGAAAGAAACAACTATCCGTACATCTGGATAGAGGCCAGAGTGGAAGATGACAGGCTCGTGTTCGATGTCTATGAAAAGTACGTCCGATCGGTCAAAATAGAAGGGCTAAAGAGAACCAGACCGTACGTGGTGGAGAACCTGATCACCATAAAGGAAGGAGAACCGCTCAACAAAGAAGAGATCATGCTCACGTACTCCTACCTTCAGAACAGCAGGTACTTTGATTCTGTGAACATCTATCCACAACTTTCTCAGAACGCAACTCAAGTCGATGTTGTTGTGGATCTGAAGGAAGCGGAGAAGACAAGAAACTTCATCGGCGGGCTCGGCTGGACCATGCCAAAAGAGGGTGAATGGTGGCAGGGATTCTCTGGAACCGTTCAACTCTCTGCTGTGAACTCTTTCGGGTACGGAGAGTCGTTCTCGATTGACCTAAGCCTTGGATTCATCGAAAGAAGCGTTGAAGGAACGGTCAAACTTCCCATCAAACTCGACGTTCCCATGAATCTAGAACTTGGAGCAGGATACACAAATTACGCCACCTCCAGCGGAACAGACACAGTCAGCCTGAAAGGGATCGTTTCCACCCTTCCGTACAAGGGACACTCCTTTGGAGTCGGCGCGCTCTACGAAAAGGAACTGGTTGAAGACAGCAAAGGAACACTGGCAGCACTCTTCAAATACAGGTACAACACGAAAAACTCGGCCGTTCTTCCAACAGAAGGGTATTATCTTTCGCTCGATCTAACACGTGCAGGTCTCTTCGGACTGGACGACCAGAAATACTGGAAGGGGATTCTGACCGGTGAGGCGTACTACCCGATCTTTGAAAGCCTGTACTGGAGTTTCAAAGGAACGGGGGGGCTGGTATACAACGAGATTGGAACGGAACTTCTTGAAGTGTCCGGGCCTTACACGGTCCGTGGATACGATTACTTTGAAACCGAAAAGATGTTCAAACTCTCTGCCGATCTGAACTGGATTCTTCAGAGAGAGAACGTGCCGGTTGTGACCGGTGTGTTCTTCGACTACGGTGGTATAGAAGAAGATGGAAACATGAAACTTCTCTCCTCTGCCGGTGTGAAACTCGATCTTGTGATTCCTCTTCTTGGAAGTGTAGAGGTTGGAGGTGCTTACAGATTCAACGAAAAGAACTGGCAACTCTACTTCTTTATGGGTGGCTGGTGA